From Calliphora vicina chromosome 3, idCalVici1.1, whole genome shotgun sequence:
AAATCCTTTTAATTATAGCCGGCGTTGAACAGAATCCAGGTCCCAGTATTTGGCTCTGTTCAATATGTCAACATGGTGTCACCTGAAAAGGTGCTCAGGACTCACCAGTCACCGCGACTGGAACCCCAGCTTCGTAGGATCTTGTTGTAGTACGCAGCCTCAAAACCCCAGCACTACCCCCATAATTACGATCCCACAATCCCGTGTCCAAACTCCACCCCCCGGACAAAATTTTGTCCAATCCCCAACCCCCGGACACAGCAGACCCTGTTCAAATCAATGGACATGTTCTGTCTGTCATGACGTAATTAGAAGGAATATAACATCAATTCAGTGCAATGGCTGTAAAAATTGGTGCCATATGAGAAGATGCTCTGGATTACGCTCGCACAAGGACTGGAGTAATAGCTTTTTAGCCCCCTGTTGCATAAACATACCCCCGGCGACAGTTGCCACCCCAGCCACACCTGTGCAATTCACCCCGCACATTGTTGTGCAGACACCCCAACATCTGCCTCTACTACAACAACAAACCCCGGCAAGAACTCCACCTCAACTGCCAAGTATATTAAATATACCACCCCATCAGCACCATACCCGGCGGCCTTTGCATATCGGGGATTCCCAAGTATCGTTTAAGATCATGCAGTTAAACTGTAATGGTCTTAGAAATAAGGTCGTGGAAATCACCAATTTTATGCATGTTAATAACATCCTCATTGCCGCCATTCAAGAAACGAAGCTAACCAGGGATTGTAGACTCTCGGCTTCCAGTGATTACAACATCATTCGGAAAGACAGGGAACGTGATCATGGTGGTGGCCTTGCTTTTATCATAAAGCGAAGCGTCAATTATACGTTGACAGTACCACCCCCCTCCCCCTCTCCTGACCCCTACCTGGAAGTAATGAGCATCTCAATAAAAACTGGAGATATTGAGTTAGAAATTGTCAATGTATATATTCCACCCGTAAACAGCATTGGGACTAGTTATCATCCCAGCATAGCACACCTTTTGCAAGGAGATAACAGAATAATACTTGGTGATTTCAATGCTCACCACGAGAGTTGGTACTCCCAGCTACCAAACGATCCACGCGGTATTTCATTATCAGACCAGATAGACGACTCGGACTTCGCTGCAATTAACGAAGACCTCTCTACGAGAATAACTGCTCGATGTTCAAGCTCCCCAGACATTTCCATCGTCTGCATGTCGCTTCTTGCCCATACCACCTGCCAAGCCCAAACGGCATTAAACTCCGATCACATCCCTATCTTGATCACAGTAGAGAAGTCTAGCGACTTTGTGGAGCCAGATAAGCGCACGTTCGTTAACTACAACAAAGCTGTCTGGCACAGCTTTACGAACTACATAGACGATACACTACGTCACTTGCCGAAGGGGTGAAGCAATCTTTAGAAAGATAGTCCTTCAGGCGGTAAGGCGCTTTATCCCCGCAGGAAGAATACCGAATATTAGACCAAATTTTCCATCACAGGCAGCACGATTGGCTCAAGAACGCGATCTCCTGCGTGCTAGCAATCCAGCTAATGAGCAAATTGAGCAGTTGACGGCTGAAATTGACTTTATCGTCGACGAACATCGCCGCAACAAATGGTTGGACCACCTGAATCATTGCTCAACAGACTCTAAATCGCTATGGTCTACTATCAAAAGTCTATCTGGAAACAATAATCGAAATCAAAACCTCGCTGCTATTGCGTTTAATAACTTGCAACATACAGATGCCAAGAAATGCGCAACACAATTCTGCAGGCAATTTATAGAACACCCCGCCACGCAGAGCCGGACCAAAAGGACTATAGTTCGGAGAACTAAGAATCTTACTCGAGATCCTCAGCCACGCTCCTTCACTCCCGTGAAGTCGAGTTCATTATCTCCAAATCGAAACCTTCTAAAGCTCTAGGTCCGGATGGTATCTCAATGATAATGCTAAAGAAGCTCGGTAAAGTAGGTCTGGAATATCTCACCCACCTTCTGAATCTCTCGATTCACCATTTGGTGATTCCAGATATCTGGAAAGTGGCTCGAGTTATCCCAATTCTAAAACCGGAAAAATCAGCTACCCTAGGAGAATCATACCGCCCCATCTCCTTATTGTCACCAATAGCAAAGATTTTAGAATCCCTACTATTACCCACCCTGAAAGAGCATTTCCCGCTCGCCACACATCAATATGGATTCAGGGAAGCGCATAGCACAACAACGGCTCTAACTCAGATAACCTCCCAGATCGCCAATGGCCTCAATCAGCAACGACCGTGTCAACGTACCATCGTCGCCGCACTGGATTTATCCAAGGCATTCGATACGGTCGATCACTCGATACTGATTAATGACATCGTGAACTCCACACTCCCAAATGATGTCAAACGCTGGATAGCCAACTATCTATGTGGAAGACATGCGTTTGTCGAGTTCAGAGGCCAGAAATCAAAATACCGCAAGATAAAGATGGGCGTGCCACAAGGAGGAGTACTATCACCGATGCTCTTCAACATATATCTTGCCAAGCTACCTGAACCCCCCCCAAATGTCTCTATGGTGTCGTATGCAGATGATTGCACTATAATTTCATCAAGTGTCAACATCGACGACATAAGTGCCAAAATCACCCGATACCTGGCCACCATAACAGACTTTTTTCAGGAACGCAAACTCAGGTTATCTGCTCCGAAATCCTCGGTGTCCCTTTTCACCACTTGGACTAAAGAAGTAAGGACGGCGCTCAACATCTCAGTCGAAGGTCGAACTATCCACACGGTTCAAAACCCGAAAATTTTAGGGGTAGTCTTCGACAGCCTCCTTCACTTTTCAAGGCACGCAACCTACATCAACCAAAAGGTTaaaaataggaacaaggtccttAAAGCTCTAGCTGGCACCTCTTGGGGCATGAACAAAGAGACGATTGTAGCGACATACAAGGCAACTGGTCGCTCTCTTCTCAACTATGCTGCCCCAGTATGGACCTCTTTCCTCAGTGACACCCAATGGCGAGGTTTACAAACGGCCCAAAATAATGCTCTCCGGATCGCAACCGGTTGTGTCAAGATGACGAATGTGGATCATCTACATGAGGAGACCAGGTTACTGTCGGTCAGACAACATAATGTGTTGTTGACTAGACAGTTCCTGTTGGCATGCCATCTGCCGAGTCACCCCAACCATCAGATTCTGATGCAGGATCCTCTTCCCCGACACATCCGGATGGACTTTCGACACTTTCGCAGCGACATCCAAGACGTCATACCATCGGACGTCGACAGATTGTCTATTGCAAGTGCTCGGAAATTGTTGCATCAAACGGCGGTTACTGAAGCCATTAATGGCTACACATGCAACAGAGTCCTAAATGAACACCCCCCTGCGATATCGGATTGTGAGAGACAATTACCAAGGCATACAAGAACTATATTAGCACAATTAAGAGCCGGTTGGTGCAGTTTCCTCAACTGCTACCGAGAACGTATCGTTCCTGGCACTTTAAACCGTTGCCCCGCCTGTCATCAAAGTCCTCACGatacaatacatttatttaattgtccCACCAGGTCTACAAATTTGCGCCCCATAGACCTGTGGTTAAGACCAACTGAGGTGGCGCAGTTTCTCCAGCTCCCACTTCCACCTACTGACATcaacacaaataattaaaatattcactCTTATAATTTCAGGAAAGAACAATCGGGTACAGTCGAACTgttactacaacaacaacaactaaattaTTCATTAGTGACACCCAATGGAGAGGTTCACAAACGGCCCATACTAAAGCTCTCCGGATCGCAACTGGTTGTGTCAAGACGAAGAATGTGGATCATCTACATGAGGAGACCAGGTTACTGTCGGTCAGACAACATAGTGTGTTGTTGACTAGGCAGTTCCTGTTGGGAAGCCATCTGCCGAGTCACTCCATCAGTTTTTGATACAGGATCCCCTTTCCCGGCACATCCGGATGGAGTTTCTACGCTTTCGCAGCGACACCCAAGACGTCATAACATCGGACGTCGACGGATTGTCAATTGTAAGCGCTCGGAAAACATTGCATCAAACAGCGGTTTCTGAAGCCATTAGACGCAATAGAGTCCTAAATGAACCACCCTGCGATCTCGGATTGTGAGAGACCATTACCCAGGCATTTAAGATAAATTTTGACACAATTAAGAGCCGGTTGGGGCAGTTTCCTCAACTGCTACCGAGAACGTATTCTTCCTGGCACTTTAAACCGTTGCCCCGCCTGTCATCAAAGTTCTCACGACACATTGCACTTATTCAATTGTCCCACCAGGTCTACAAATTTGAGCCTCATAGACATATGGTTAAGATAAAAACTATCGGCTACAGTCGAACTGTTACAGCAACTAACTGAACTACCTGTTGCACAGCTCTATTTGTTGCACTATGAGTTGTACAGATTTGAATGGAAAGGGCTTTGAAATTATCTACGTAAATAACTTGAGGTAGTGGTTGTTTtctcctcatatctcagccatttatgaaccgaattttcttattttcaataccaaaattaattcaaatctaatataaattgaattaaattatttgtcttcgttcagttgtttttgttttgcttttaatcgTTTACAAAATGacgatttgaattgaagaaaaatttaatcattcaaaacaaatttaaaggtaTTTCGTAATGGACTTAAATGGaagaaaattgtaataattcaataaggaattaatacCGTAAAcaatgaattctcaaaggaattaTTTCAATACATTTGAGGTACAACAAAATTAAGCCTATGagttaattcataatgaattcattaacggaatggttaagagataaatttaatttgatttcaaaaatggaattaagaattaactCTTTCGTACCTTTGATAGACATAGTTCTATATAATTCTTCAACTATAAGGAtctagaatttttaatttttttaaacttcttCAGTCGCTGCTTTGGACTGTTAACAAAAACcaactttaaaatttagtttgtggttaggttttacttaaaatattctcaattttatattaaaattcacaattttagaaattctgattttagttaattttggtCAGGTAATCTATGATGAAACGGAACTCAGTcgtaaaaatatatcaaaaaaacaagtaagagatattcggctgtgccaaatatCATCAAAGTATACCTTAAGATAATGATGGAAAACAggatttgttgaaaaaatttctgGTAAGAAAATGTTGGTGGAAAATAAAagcgggttaaaaatatttctccCGATTGTCCATCAGAACTTCTATGGCGTTATATTGGAAAGATCTTTGAAAagtctattattagatatccatattttctttgttaatgactcagtaatccagatgtgtgtttttttcttatatcccAGCAATGTGTGCTTTATCAATGGTTTAAACAATGATATAGTTTATATATAGCATTTATTAATGGTATTGAAACATGAggaatgaaattataaaaaacaaaacttaccACTCATCCGTAATATCTATAAATGGTGTCTCCGTGAGGGCTGCTGTAGCCTTACTGctcaaatcaaaattaaatgacAAAGCCTTAAAATTAGCAGCTGCACAATAAGCGTATGAAGAATCAAATATATCAACTCCCAACTGAACCAACTTTAATATTAATACAGGTGTAAAAGCACCCGGCAGCATAAGCGGTTTATCAGCATCCAATTCCTTAAGGCAATGTTTCATAATGGGCAGAATTTGTTCGTCCTTAACCTCCGTTGCTGACAAACCATAACAATGGAAACCTTCGAATATAAAACCACCAATAACAGCGGCACCTTTCGCTTTGGCATGCTTAATTGATTGGGAGCGATTGTAGGTGTTGTAGCCACCCACAATGGGAGCAAATAGACATGATTTTTGCAATGACTCTGAATTGTTGTGATGCTCATAGCAAGAGTCCATAAATGTTTCAGTGCGATCCACAGATTTTTGTATTCTTTTCTTAGCACTATCAAAATTGGTGTCCGCATCACAAAGACCTTGATAAATGTCGGGTTTAAATGACTCCACcagatttataaatttttgaacagAAAGTGGTTCTTTGCCGCGTCGTGTAAACAGCGGCACAATATCTTTCTCATTAAAACCACTTGGCGCCAATTCACAAGGGTCTCTAATGGTCAGTATAGTAGGATAATCCTTAAAACCCACAAAACCCGACACACCACCACCTTTGAAATGATTCAAGGCTTCTCTCATATGGTCCATGGTAGCCAAAGACATTTGCAGCACTTGTGGCTCTTGAGCAACATGGTCAAATACTTCGCGACTTAGATAGGGTATACTGCCGCCCTGCAATCagtcaataattaataatattaccCGTTTAAATAAAGTTGCCGCTTAAAGATTATGATTTGTTTACCTTTGTAACTTGCACTAACAACGGTGTTTTGAATTGTTTTGCACTTTCCTGCTGCACCAATTGACCCAAGCGGCCAGAACTTTTACTCAAATGTTCTATAACGAATTTCAttgttagttttatttgtaaattttaggaaaaactTCAGGTAATGTTTATAACTTGCGatgacaaataatttttaatactgaTACCGCgttttgcaacaacaaaaacacatgttttattttattgttgcaCCGAAACAGAGATGTTATACGTTGGTAAGAGAGTTGCCATCCTTATAGGAAATTGTTGTCAGAGATATAtgttcggctgtaccgaatcttagacccctttcacactaggcaatttagttgcgcaattCTCTTGAGTTtttagatgccagaggtaaggtagagacttgcgcaactaaattgcctagtgtgaaagggatcttatatacccttcaccttaatATGACGTCTCCACTTAACATAATATCTAAGATTTCAATCGTATAGACCCATATTTTCTAAATCTCTGGTTattatcgtgacgatatactgacaTTTCtcataagaaaattatattaattggaagtatatcgttacgaaagacgataaccagagattgagaaaatggggctattataataaatatgatagatttgctttgggtaggtttttttttgtttattagtagctactttttgatttcattaaaacaaattctaattaaataatattttttaaacgttgTAGTAAATCTTATCTTGTAGAAAATGTTTATGATTAATATCAATACACACAAAATAGTTCGTTATTCTGTAAAAACCagtacatatttgaaaaacaattggtcaattcacaaggtctcttatcagtcatattgtcctaatacaTCACGACTCGGTGGCTctgcttaaccgactcttaggcattcggcgcaagtctctgctggttggttacgataacacaataaacatagcatacaaagtagtattattttaggacattttttgcttgaaaacctataaaaaccattgtgaaatattaggatactagcagacccggtgcgcttcgccaccccaattagaagaatgaaatagtactattaagtctccctttgtgaatctaattgtaaatgtctaatttcatatttctgggtccattattatagaaaatgcaaaagaaagttaccactaaagtcaccttttgtgaattcaaattcatttaaaatcatgtgtgcctaaaattattataaaatattcaaaaagtaccattacaataaacaaatagtaccattgattatcacttctgaattcgcattcactaaaccataacccgtcgattttgaattttaaatttgtatagcctttcctatattatcaactaattttgtttctataacaattaatatttaaaaattatcacaaaacccaaaaaaaaaacaaaaccgcggttttgaaattctttggttttttggaaacgctaggtccattattatagtaaattcacaatagtacgtatgagaacaaagaaaaagtaccaagcgCCTTGAATTtccactcacttgggaccatagacgcctaatttcatatttctatgtccattattacagaaaattcataaagtaccattagaatatataaaaagcaccaaaaatcccccacttgtggtttcccactcactcccatataagcttaatttcagggttttaggttaattggtgaagaaattacaaaaagtaccattcgaataaagaaaaagtaccaaaaagtctatccctagaattctcactcactttagaacatatacgattaatatcatgtttctaagttcattgttataaaaaattcaaaaaagtaccattagaataaagaaaaagtaccaaaaagtctccccctggaattctcactcactttataacatatacgattaatttcatatttttatggccattattacagaaaattcaaaaagtaccgctacaatatacaaaaagtaccaaaaatcaggcacttgtggattcccactcactccggtccatataagctttacttcatgtttctaggttcattggtgaagaatttacaaaaagtaccattcgaatagagaaaaagtaccaaaaagtctctccCTAGAATtttcactgacttaggaccgtgtatgctaaatttcatgtttctaagtccattgttatagaaaattaaaaaaagtaccattataataaaaaaaagtaccatgaagtatccgcttgaattttcactcacataggaccatatacgcttaatttcatgtttctaggtcctttattgtagaaaattcaaaaagtaccattataatatagaaaaagtaccaaaaagcaaccacgtgtggattcccacccaatcgggcccatgtaagctttatttcatgtttctaggttcattggtgaagaaattacaaaaagtaccattcgattaaagaaaaagtaccaaaaagtctccccctagaattctcacttacttaggaccatatatgcttaatttcatgtttctaagttcattgttatagaaaattcaaaaaagtaccattagaataaacaaaaagtaccaaaaactctccccttagaattctcactcacttagaaccatatatgcttaacttcatatttctatgtccattattacagaaaattcaaaaagtaccattagaatatagaaaaagtaccaaaaagcagtcacttgtagattcccactcactccggtccgtataagcttaatttcatgtttttaggttcattggcgaagaaattacaaaaagtaccattcgaataaagaaaaagtaccaaaaagtctccccatagaattctcactcacttagggccatatatgcttaatttcatgtctctaagtccattgttatagaaaattcaaaaaagtaccattagaatatagaaaaagtaccaaaaaccccacaattgtggtttcccactgactcggttccatataagctttatttcatgtttctaggttcattggtgaaaaaattacaaaaagtaccaatcgaataaagaaaaagtaccaaaaagtctccccctagaattctcacttacttaggaccatatatgcttaatttcatgtttctaagtccatagttatagaaaattcaaaaaagtaccattagaatataaaaaaagtaccaaaaaacccacacttgtggtttcctactcactcggtttatatataagctttattttatgtttctaggttcattggtgaagaaattacaaaa
This genomic window contains:
- the LOC135954925 gene encoding queuine tRNA-ribosyltransferase accessory subunit 2, whose amino-acid sequence is MKFVIEHLSKSSGRLGQLVQQESAKQFKTPLLVQVTKGGSIPYLSREVFDHVAQEPQVLQMSLATMDHMREALNHFKGGGVSGFVGFKDYPTILTIRDPCELAPSGFNEKDIVPLFTRRGKEPLSVQKFINLVESFKPDIYQGLCDADTNFDSAKKRIQKSVDRTETFMDSCYEHHNNSESLQKSCLFAPIVGGYNTYNRSQSIKHAKAKGAAVIGGFIFEGFHCYGLSATEVKDEQILPIMKHCLKELDADKPLMLPGAFTPVLILKLVQLGVDIFDSSYAYCAAANFKALSFNFDLSSKATAALTETPFIDITDECLKEDFTPLIKDCSCLACQKHTRSYIHHLYKTSELLGPILLMIHNLHHLMQFFTTIHNCISNDKLNELIELIEMQGSDKHIEYRIEANTKVISRAGLGKGFADAKE